The following coding sequences are from one Passer domesticus isolate bPasDom1 chromosome 11, bPasDom1.hap1, whole genome shotgun sequence window:
- the KLHL24 gene encoding kelch-like protein 24, whose amino-acid sequence MVLILGRRLNREESGIRDSPATKRKVFEMDPKSLSGPEFFDFSSGSSHAESILQIFNEFRDSRLFTDVIICVEGREFPCHRAVLSACSSYFRAMFCNDHRESREMLVEINGIFAEAMDCFLQYVYTGKVKITTENVQYLFETSSLFQISVLRDACAKFLEEQLDPCNCLGIQRFADTHSLKTLFTKCRNFALQTFEDVSQHEEFLELGKDELIDYICSDELVISKEEMVFEAVMRWVYRAVELRRPVLHELLTHVRLPLLHPNYFVQTVEVDQLIQNSPECYQLLHEARRYHILGNEMMSPRTRPRRSTGYSEVIVVVGGCERVGGFNLPYTECYDPVTGEWKSLAKLPEFTKSEYAVCALRNDILVSGGRINSRDVWIYNSQLNIWIRVASLNKGRWRHKMAVLLGKVYVVGGYDGQNRLSSVECYDSFSNRWTEVAPLKEAVSSPAVTSCVGKLFVIGGGPDDNTCSDKVQSYDPDTNSWLLRATIPIAKRCITAVSLNNLIYVAGGLTKAIYCYDPIEDYWMHVQNTFSRQENCGMSVCNGKIYILGGRRENGEATDTILCYDPATGIITGVAAMPRPVSYHGCVTIHRYNEKGFKL is encoded by the exons ATGGTACTAATATTGGGACGCAGACTGAATAGAGAGGAGAGCGGGATTCGAGATTCCCCTGCAACCAAGCGGAAAGTTTTTGAAATGGACCCAAAATCGTTGTCAGGCCCTGAGTTTTTCGACTTCTCCTCGGGATCATCCCACGCAGAAAGCATTCTCCAGATCTTCAATGAATTCCGAGACAGCCGGCTGTTCACGGACGTCATCATCTGCGTGGAGGGCCGCGAGTTCCCGTGCCACCGCGCCGTGCTCTCGGCCTGCAGCAGCTACTTCAGAGCCATGTTCTGCAACGAccacagggagagcagggagatGCTGGTGGAGATCAACGGCATCTTTGCCGAAGCCATGGATTGCTTTTTGCAGTACGTGTACACGGGCAAGGTGAAAATCACGACGGAGAACGTGCAGTATCTCTTCGAGACGTCGAGTCTGTTCCAGATCAGCGTCCTGCGCGACGCCTGCGCCAAGttcctggaggagcagctggatccttGCAACTGCCTGGGCATCCAGCGCTTCGCAGACACGCACTCGCTCAAGACGCTGTTCACCAAGTGCAGGAACTTCGCGCTGCAGACCTTTGAGGATGTGTCCCAGCACGAAGAgttcctggagctggggaaggacgAGCTTATCGATTACATCTGCAGCGACGAGCTGGTGATCAGCAAGGAGGAGATGGTGTTCGAGGCCGTGATGCGCTGGGTGTACCGCGCGGTCGAGCTGCGCCGGCCCGTGCTCCACGAGCTCCTGACGCACGTCAGGCTCCCGCTCCTGCACCCCAACTACTTTGTTCAGACTGTGGAAGTGGACCAGCTGATTCAGAATTCCCCAGAGTGCTATCAGCTGCTGCACGAAGCCAGGCGATACCACATCCTTGGAAACGAGATGATGTCTCCCAGAACTAGGCCACGCAG ATCAACGGGTTATTCTGAGGTGATAGTTGTTGTTGGAGGCTGTGAACGAGTTGGAGGGTTTAATTTGCCATACACGGAGTGCTATGATCCTGTGACAGGAGAGTGGAAGTCACTGGCTAAGCTTCCAGAGTTTACCAAGTCTGAGTATGCCGTGTGTGCTCTGCGGAATGATATTCTTGTTTCAG GTGGAAGAATCAATAGCCGGGATGTCTGGATTTATAACTCTCAACTTAACATTTGGATCAGAGTTGCCTCCTTAAATAAAGGCAGATGGAGACATAAAATGGCTGTTCTTCTGGGTAAA GTGTACGTGGTGGGAGGATACGATGGGCAGAACCGGCTGAGCAGCGTGGAGTGCTACGACTCCTTCTCCAACCGCTGGACTGAGGTGGCTCCCCTGAAGGAGGCTGTGAGCTCCCCCGCTGTCACCAGCTGTGTTGGCAAGCTCTTTGTCATCGGGGGTGGCCCTGATGACAACACCTGTTCTGACAAG GTTCAGTCTTATGATCCTGATACCAATTCCTGGTTGCTCCGTGCCACCATCCCCATTGCCAAGAGATGCATCACGGCCGTGTCCCTGAACAACCTGATCTACGTTGCTGGCGGGCTCACCAAAGCCATTTACTGCTATGACCCCATTGAGGACTACTGGATGCATGTACAGAATACATTCAGCAGACAG GAGAACTGTGGCATGTCTGTGTGTAATGGAAAAATCTATATCCTTGGTGGAAGACGGGAAAACGGTGAAGCCACAGACACTATTCTTTGTTATGACCCTGCAACGGGCATTATCACAGGAGTGGCAGCCATGCCCAGGCCAGTATCGTATCATGGCTGTGTGACCATTCATAGATATAATGAAAAAGGCTTTAAACTGTAA